GCCCCTGTCCAAGCCCAACCTCACGGGCTGGTACCGCTACTCGCCGCTGCCCGGCGAGAAGGGCCCCTCGGTGATCAACGGCCACGTGAGCACCCGCAAGGGCGCCGCCGTGTTCCAGCGCCTGCGCGAACTGGCCAAGGGCGACCACATCTACGTGTACCGGTCGGACAAGAAGGTCACGCGCTTCACGGTGAGCGGGATCGAGCAGGTCAGCAAGTCGACGTTCCCGACCAAGCGCGTGTACGGCAACACGAACGACGCCCAGCTCCGGCTGATCACCTGCGGCGGGATCTACAACAAGCAGGCGCACAGCTACACGGACAACATCATCGTGTACGCCACGCTGTCCAAGAAGAAGGGCTGATCTGGGGGGTTGGTCCCTGTTTTGTCATTTACAGGAGATTTACAGACACAATTCGTAAGATCTCTACCTGACTGTGACCCTTGGCTGCCAGGCTGGTACGCCAGTTGAACCTGTGGTGAAACGGAGAAGGACAGTGCTGACGTCCCAGGCGCGGCGCCGCCGCCTCGCCCTCAAGACATCCGCCTTGGGCCTGACGGGCGCACTGGTCTTCTCCGCAGGTACGGTGTTGGCCCTGGCCTCGCCCGCCTCGGCTGCGGTGGTGGTGGACAAGACCCTGAACATCGTTTACTCCTGCTCTGGCGGGCCGTTCACCAACACCTCTCTTACGGTCCCTGTCATTGTGCCGGACACAGCCAGCGGCACATTCGACGTCAAGTGGAGCCTTCCCCCGCTGACGTTGCGCCAGGTGCCGACCGCCGTCACGCAGGTCAAGGTCGCCGGCAAGCTCCTAGTGACCGGTGGGACGCACGCAGACCTGGACAAGCCCGGGGCGAACGTCACCGCGAACAACACGTCCGTGCCCTCCGCCCAGGTGACGAGCACGGTTACCGTGACGGCCACCACCGGCGGCAAGGTCACCGTCAAGCCGTCAACCGAGGCCAGCAGTCTGAGGCTGAGCCTGGCCAACGCCACGTCCACCACTGACGCGACCCTGTGCACCACAACCAGCACCGAGAGTGTGGAAGTCACAGTCGGGCAGGGCAACGGCACCGGCACCGGTACCGACATCCTCAGCTACGTGTGCCGTCCCGGCACCACGAGCTCGACGGATCCGGAAGCCAACGTCGACATCAAGGTCCTGCTCACCATGCCGACCACCGCGAGGGCCAACGAGGACGCGTCCATCACGTGGGCGAGCACCATCCAGACCACCGGCGACCAGTTGAAGGCTCCGGCCGCCGGGCTCCCCACCGGCAGCAAGCTCTTCGCGACCGTCAAGGCCACTGGAGGGGGCGCGCCGGCCACGGCGACCGGCGAGGTGGCGATGAGCGCCACCACCGCCGGGCAGGCCATCACGACCCTTCCCAACGTCACCGTCAAGCTCAAGCCCACCACCACGGGCACCGTCACGGTGACACCGGGCGACCTGGCCATCGGGACCTCGGCCACCTCGCCGGCCATCAAGTGCACCGCGCCCACCTCGGGCCTGAAGACCTACACGCTGACCGTCAGCGCCGCCACGGCCTCGCCGTCTCCCACGCCGACCCCCACTCCCACCCCGACGCCGACCCCCACCAAGACCACGCCGCGGCCGACCCGGACCAAGACGGAGATCGTGACCGTGAGCCCCACGAAGCGGGCGTCCAAGACGCCGAAGGCCGGGGCCGACACCGGGGGTGGCGGGGACATCGGGCCCGATGGGCGGATGTTCGTGCTCGCCGGGTCGCTGCTGATCATCGCCGCCGGTGCCGGTGGGCTGGTCATGCGCCGGCGTGGGATCTCCCGGAGTTGATGCGGCGTGGCGCCTCAGTATCCCCACGGAGGCACGCCCGGTGACCAGGGTGGCAGGGCGCTCCGGCTGGTGCTGGTCCTGGCGGCCGTCGCCGGCGTGGTGACCGTGGTGGCCGGGCTGCTGATCGTGCTCGGCTCGCCCGAGGAGTACGGGCTGGCCTCGCGGCGCGACGCCCTGGCGGTGGACGCGCAGCCCGACGGGCGGGCGACGGGGCAGCCGGAGCAGGCCATGTTCCAGGCGGCCCCCACGGTGCCGCCGCCGCTGCCGCAGATCGACCCGGCGCCGGCGATGCTGCCCTCCACCCCGGTACGCATCGTGATCAAGAAGCTGGGCATCAACGCGCCGATCAAGTCGGTGGGGCTGGCCAAGGACGGCACGATCCAGGTGCCGCCGCCGAACGACCCCAACCTCACCGGCTGGTACCGCCACATGTCCACCCCGGGCGAGGCCGGCCCGGCGGTGCTGCTGGGGCACAAGGACACCCGGACACGCAGCGCCGTCTTCACCCGCCTGCACGAGATCCGCCACGGCGACCAGATCGAGGTCAAGCGCCAGGACGGGACGACGGCGGTGTTCACCGTCGGAGGCGTGGAGCAGGCGAGCAAGAAGACCTTCCCCACCCAGCGCGTCTACGGGCAGCAGGCCAACGCCCAGTTGCACCTCATCACGTGCGGTGGCACGTACGACCGCACGATCGGTCACTACACCGATAACATCATCGTCTACGCGACGATGACGGGCTCCTATCGAAGCTGATCTCGGAGGCGCGCAATGGGCTGGATGGCGAAGCGGAGACTGCGTACTGGCCCCACGGCGGCGTTGCCGGCCAGGCCGGGCCAGGCGGACCTGCTGCGGATCGTGCGGCTGGCCGATCCCGGCGCCCGCGCGGACGGTGACGACATCGTCGCCGTGGACGTGCGGGTGCACGCGCCGGTCGAGGCCGGGCCCGACCTGGTCGGCGGCGAGCTGGAGGAGGTCTGGGCGGTCCGGGTGGCGGCCGAGGGGCCGTTGCCGTTCGACTTCTTCGACCGCTACCTCGCCGAGGGGATCGCCTCCCGGCTGGGCGGGCTGGCCGTGTGCCGGGGCGAGGTGAGCGACCCCGCCGACGACGAGGGCGGCGGACCGGCGGTGATCCTGCCGGTGCGGCCCGAGGCCGACGAGCTGGTGTCGCTGCTGGAGCGCGAGGGCGAGGTCGAGCCTGAGGAGGAAGGCTTCGCCTACACGGTCGACGGGCTGCGGGTCCTGGTCGTGCCGCAGAAGGGCAGTCCGCCGGCCGCGCAGGAGCTGCTGCCGTTCGCGACCGAGCTGACCGCGGTCGAGCTGCGCGGCGAGGACCGCGAACGGCTGGACGCGCTCGCGCTGCGGCTGGCCGAGGGGCTCAACGGCCTGGTGGTCGATCGGTGGCGGTTCCGGGTGGACGCCGCGGAGGACGTCCTCCCGCCCGCCTGACAAAACGGGTAGTCTCCTCAGTAACCGAATAATGCTCGGTTTCAGGAGGCACCGTGGCAGAGGCGTACATCGTCGGGGCGGTCCGCACCCCGGTCGGCAAGAAGAAGGGCGGCCTGTCGGCCGTCCACCCCACTGATCTGGCCGCCCACACGCTCAAGGAGCTGATCGACCGCACCGGCGTCGACCCCGCGGCGGTCGAGGACGTCATCATGGGCTGCGTCATGCAGTTCGGCCCCCAGAGCATGGACATCGCGCGCAACGCGTGGCTGTCGGCGGGCCTGCCGGAGACGACCGCGGGCGTCACGATCGACCGGCAGTGCGGCTCCTCGCAGCAGTCGATCCACTTCGCGGCGCAGGGCGTCCTGTCCGGCACCCAGGACCTCGTCGTGGCGGCCGGCGTCGAGTCGATGAGCATCGTGCCCATGGGCTCGTCGATCACCGCCGCCCTGGAGAAGGGCCTGCCGTTCCCGTTCGGCGACAAGTGGGTCGAACGGTACGGCAAGCAGGAGATCTCCCAGTTCCGCGGCGCGGAGCTGATGTGCCAGAAGTGGGGCCTGACGCGCGACGAGCTGGAGCGCTACGCGTTCGAGTCGCACCAGCGCGCCGCCAAGGCCGTCGCGAACGGCTACTTCAAGGACCAGATCACGCCCGTGAACGGCGTCGAGGACGACGAGGGCCCGCGCCCCGACACGACGCTGGAGAAGATGGCCGGGCTCAAGACCCTCAAGGAGGACGGCCAGATCACCGCGGCCACGTCCTCGCAGATCTCCGACGGCTCGGGCGCCGTGCTGATCGCCTCCGAGCGGGCGGTGCGCGAGCACGGCCTGACCCCGCGCGCCCGGATCCACCAGCTCGCCCTCATGGGCGACGACCCGGTGTACATGCTGACGGCGCCGATCCCGGCCACGCGCAGGGCCCTGGAGAAGGCGGGCCTGGCGATGGACGACATCGACGTGACGGAGATCAACGAGGCGTTCGCCCCGGTGCCGATGGCGTGGATCAAGGAGCTGGGCGCCGACCCGGCCCGGGTCAACCCCAACGGCGGCGCCATCGCCCTCGGCCACCCGCTGGGCGCCACCGGCGCGATCCTCATGACGAAGCTGCTGCACGAGCTGGAGCGCACCGGCGGGCGTTACGGCCTGCAGACGATGTGCGAGGGCGGCGGTCAGGCGAACGTCACCATCATCGAGCGGCTCTGACCCGCTCCCGTCACGGCGCCCCGTCCCTCGCGTGAACGAGGGACGGGGCGCCGTGCCGTCGTGCGGGGGCCCATGGCGTATGGGGGCCGCGCGCCGCACACACCACCATCCTCGGCAGTGGTCTAGCGCCCCTTGGGCGGGATGCGCCGCGGCGGGGCGATCGGCCGCTGCGGCATCGTGGGAATCTGTCGTGGGACCGGCCTCGCCGGGCGTCCCGGCACCCCGGGGACGTTCTTCTTGGATCCGTTGGATACGCGTACTCGCATGAGAAAGCTCCTTTACGTGACTCGCGACGCGGCCACGGGCCGGTCGGCAAGCACAGCTGCCGCGTCTGGGTGAAAGGCGGGCGGGCGTGGTCACCGCCCCGCGGTCGGGCTGGCTGTGAGGCCGGGCTGAACGGGTCAGCCCCGGCGCATTACAGGTAAAGGCGCATGTCCACGACAGTACGGATCACCGGGGGGCGGCGCAACCGATTATTCGGCCGCTATCTTCCGGGGGTATGGACGATCAGCGACTGGTGCGCGTCTCGAAGTACCTGTCCAGACACCTGCGGCACGATCCCGGCCGCATCGGCGTCGAGCTCGACCCGCACGGCTGGGTCGAGGTCGACACGCTGCTGGCGGCCGCGGCCGCGCACGGGTTCGCCCTCACGCGGCGCGAGCTGGAGCTGGCCGTGGCCGGCAACGACAAGCAGCGGTTCACGCTGGAGGACGGCCGGATCCGTGCGAACCAGGGCCATTCGGTGCCGGTCGACCTCGACCTGCCGGTGGCCGTGCCGCCGCCGTACCTCTACCACGGCACCGTGGCCCGGCACCTGGCCGCGATCCGCGCCGAGGGGCTCCGGCCGATGCGGCGCCATCACGTGCACCTCTCGCCCGACCGCGCGACGGCCACCCGGGTCGGGGCGCGCCGGGGACGGCCGGTCGTGCTGGCGGTGGACGCGGGGACGATGCACGCCGCCGGGCACGCGTTCCGGGTCAGCGTCAACGGGGTGTGGCTGGTGGACGCCGTGCCGGTGGCCCATCTCCGCTTCCCCGGCTAGTCCTCCGGGTCGGGCAGGCGGGCCGGGGCGGTGTTGTGGACCTGCTGGAAGATGACCGAGGTGCGGAAGCCGGCGATCTCGCGGCGCTTGCTCAGCCGGTCCAGCAGGAAGGCGTGCAGGTGGTCGAGGTCCTGGACCGCGACGTGCAGCAGGAAGTCGTCGCCGCCCGCCAGGACGAACACGCTCAGCACCTCGGGCAGCTCGGCCGCCGACTGTTTGAACGTGTCGATGACGGCCCGGCTGAGCGGCCGGACCTGCACCGAGACGAGGGCCTGGACGCTCCGGTTCAGCGCCGCCGGGTCGATGTCGGCGTGGTAGCCGCGGATCACCCCGCGCCGGGTGAGGGCGCGGACGCGTTCGAGGCAGGTCGAGGGGGCGATGCCCAGCCTGCGGGCCAGCTCGCGGTTGGACTGCCGGGCATCCGTTTGGAGAAGCCGGACGATCTCCGAATCAAGTTCATCCATGACGGGATTCTCCCCGCGTTTCTGGATGAACGTTCGGTGGAGCCATGTTACGGACGTACGGATGGCTAGTTTCAGGCGGTATGACGGAACACAGGCTTGG
The Nonomuraea muscovyensis genome window above contains:
- a CDS encoding RNA 2'-phosphotransferase, producing the protein MDDQRLVRVSKYLSRHLRHDPGRIGVELDPHGWVEVDTLLAAAAAHGFALTRRELELAVAGNDKQRFTLEDGRIRANQGHSVPVDLDLPVAVPPPYLYHGTVARHLAAIRAEGLRPMRRHHVHLSPDRATATRVGARRGRPVVLAVDAGTMHAAGHAFRVSVNGVWLVDAVPVAHLRFPG
- a CDS encoding class F sortase; this translates as MAPQYPHGGTPGDQGGRALRLVLVLAAVAGVVTVVAGLLIVLGSPEEYGLASRRDALAVDAQPDGRATGQPEQAMFQAAPTVPPPLPQIDPAPAMLPSTPVRIVIKKLGINAPIKSVGLAKDGTIQVPPPNDPNLTGWYRHMSTPGEAGPAVLLGHKDTRTRSAVFTRLHEIRHGDQIEVKRQDGTTAVFTVGGVEQASKKTFPTQRVYGQQANAQLHLITCGGTYDRTIGHYTDNIIVYATMTGSYRS
- a CDS encoding Lrp/AsnC family transcriptional regulator; translation: MDELDSEIVRLLQTDARQSNRELARRLGIAPSTCLERVRALTRRGVIRGYHADIDPAALNRSVQALVSVQVRPLSRAVIDTFKQSAAELPEVLSVFVLAGGDDFLLHVAVQDLDHLHAFLLDRLSKRREIAGFRTSVIFQQVHNTAPARLPDPED
- a CDS encoding acetyl-CoA C-acetyltransferase, encoding MAEAYIVGAVRTPVGKKKGGLSAVHPTDLAAHTLKELIDRTGVDPAAVEDVIMGCVMQFGPQSMDIARNAWLSAGLPETTAGVTIDRQCGSSQQSIHFAAQGVLSGTQDLVVAAGVESMSIVPMGSSITAALEKGLPFPFGDKWVERYGKQEISQFRGAELMCQKWGLTRDELERYAFESHQRAAKAVANGYFKDQITPVNGVEDDEGPRPDTTLEKMAGLKTLKEDGQITAATSSQISDGSGAVLIASERAVREHGLTPRARIHQLALMGDDPVYMLTAPIPATRRALEKAGLAMDDIDVTEINEAFAPVPMAWIKELGADPARVNPNGGAIALGHPLGATGAILMTKLLHELERTGGRYGLQTMCEGGGQANVTIIERL